Within Candidatus Poribacteria bacterium, the genomic segment CCACCGTCTTGGGTTTCCAATAGCACACCACCGTTACCCGCTATCCAGCCATTCTTGTCATCGTAGAAAAGCACCTCACGGAAGTCGTTGCGTTCCTGTTCACCGAGTTGACGTTCCCACGTTTTTCCACCATTTGCGGAGTAGTAAATACTACCCGCACTGCCAACCGCCCAAGCGTGTTCCGCATCAAGGAAATACACACTCGCAACTCGTTGTCCACCGCGTCTCCTTCGTCTCTCAGGTTCAGGTGGTGGAGGCGGTTGTTGTTCCTTGGGTGGCGGCGGACGGTTCGCGCGTTCGGCATTCGGTGGCAATGCGCCTTCAGGGGCAAGCCGACCCGGACGTTCTCTCTCTGCCCGAAGTCGATTTTGTATTTCCTCCGGTGTCTCATCATACTGTAACGTGGGTGCCTCTACAACCGCTGCTTCTGATTCGTCTGCTTCTGGTGAGGGTGCTTCTGGTGTCTCTGGTTCGGTTTCTCGCATAGCGAGCAGATCAGCTCTTGTGACAACAGGGACTGGATTCCAATTTACCCCTTGGTCCTCGGTGATATACGCACCACCACCGCCGAGTCCCCACGCGTGTGTATCCGAACGGAAAGTGACACGCCGCAAGCCACGTGTGCTTTGTGCCGTAGTTCTCAATTTCCACGTTTCGCCGCCATCTTCAGTCAACAAGGAGTTCCCGTTACCGAGGATGACCCAACCGCGGTTTTCGTCGGCAAAGTGTACAGCGATACCGGGTTGATTGGTCTTCGCCTGAATTTTCCAGTAGTCTCCGCCGTCAACTGTGTGAAGGATAAATCCACCGTCTCGACGTTGCGGAGTCACTGCCCACCCTACTTGACTATTGATGAAATGGAGATCGGTGATGTTTCCTGTTGTTGTTCCGGTTTTTTGGACTTTCCACGTCTTGCCCGCATCAATGGTATGCAAGGTCTGCCCAATCGATGCACCGAGCCACCCTTCTTCGGCGTTCAGGAAGTGCATTGTGCTCACGCGAGGAAGGTTTTGCTTGGTTGCTTGCAGAATCGGCTCCCACGTTTCACCACCATTTTCTGTTTGGAGTAAAGTGCCAGAACCGAGAACTCTTCCATGTTTCGCGTCAACGAATTCCACTTCGCTTAAATTTTCACTAATACCGCTGTGCTGCGGTAACCACGTTTTCCCGCCGTCCGTAGTATGGGCGATAACACCACTGGAACCGACCGCCCAGCCGTTTTGGGCATCTACAAAGTGTGTATCTGCAAAATCAGTGCGCCAAGCCGCCTGACGGATAATGTCCCAATGGTAAGCAACCGGTTCAACCGGAGCCTCCTCTTCAGCAACAACGATTTCGGGTTCTTCGGCGACAGGCGGCAATTTCGCGGGCAGTTGTGCCTCTTCAACCGAATACCGCATCGCAATTCCGCCTTTACCAACGGCGACAACACCATCAGGCGAGAGCGCTAAGCCGTAAAGGTCATTGTCAGTACCACTCTCCTGCATCTCCCACTTTTTTCCGCCGTTGATGGTGGTAAGCATCACGCCGTTGTCACCAACAACTAACCCGTGCTGTGTATCCGCAAAATAGAGTTTATTGAGATTCTCTTGCGTGCCGCTGCGTTGAAAATTCCACTTTTTCCCGCCGTTTTTTGTGTGTAAAATCTCGCCAAACTGTCCAACAATCCAGCCGGTATTCTCATCTGCGAAGTAGACGGCATAAAGTTCGTTGAAAGTGCCGGTCGTCTGTTGGTTCCATGTCAAACCACCATCTTCTGTCGCAAGGCAAACACCGGGCCATCCGATAGCCCAACCTTTCTTTTCATTGAGGAAAAATACACCCTTTAGCATGAGCGAGAAGAAATCGCCGGTTGCGGTTTGTGGGAGCCATGTTTCGCCTCCATCTATTGTGTGTATGATGCTGCCAATATCCCCTACAATCCAACCCATCTGAGGACTAACAAAGTGGACAGAACGGAGTGTAAAGGCAGTGGGGCCCCGCTGACGCTCCCAATTCATGCCACCGTCATTCGTATGGACAATAAGTCCACGCTCACCGACTGCCCAGCCGTGCTTATCGGTCGCGAAATAGATGTTCCAGATACCGTCCCAGATATCTGTCTCAATTTCGTTCCAGGTCTGTCCGCCATCGTTGCTCATCGCCATCGTACCGCGTCTACCGACTGCGATTGCACGGTTGGCATCGGTAAACTGGACATTCTGCAGATCGTTCGCTGTTGTACCGCTCGTCATCTCCCATGTTGCACCGGCATCCGTTGTGTGTAAAATAGTACCGTACCATCCAACCGCCCACGCCTCTGTAGGCGTTGTAAACTGGATGCCTGTTAAATTGTTTTCCGTGCCACTCTCCATCAATTGCCAATTGTCACCACCATCTTCGGTCCGTGTGATAAAGCCGACATCCGCTACGGCGACCCCGTAGTTTTCATCTGTGAAATGGATGCTATTGATCGTATCTCGGACGTGTCCATTAATCAGCGGAATACGACTGTCTTGACGTTCCCAGTTCGCACCCGCAGTCGTCGTATGGAAAATAGAGCCGTCACTGCCAACGATCCAACCTTCATTGTCGCTGACGAAAAACACCTGTTTGTTATCATTGATCATGCGGTCGCGTTCGCCTTCAAAGCGATTGCTCTGTTCTCGCCACGATTCGCCACCATTCTCGGTGTGAAAAATTCTATCGTGTGTACCAACAACCCATCCCTTTGAATTGTCAGCGAACCAGACCCCGTTGAGCATAAATTCGCTAACATACTCGTAGCGTTTCCATTCTTTTCCACCGTTTTTGGTGTAGAGCACATCCGAATCTTCACCAACAATCCAACCTTGTTTTGAATTGGCAAAAAAGACATCAAGGAGCATCGCGGAGCTGCCACTCTTTTGCAACGACCAGTGTCTGCCGCCATCATCGGTTGCTGCAACTAACCCTTCATCGCCGACTGCCCATCCATTCTGTGCGTTTGTAAAATAAACTGCTTTGAAATCTAATGAGGCATCAGGCATACGAAATCCTGGGCTTGTTGTATCGACTTCCTGTTGCTTCCACGTCTTTCCGCCATCTGCCGTATGAATTATCAGACCACTCTCCCCGACGATCCACCCCTGTTTATGGTTAACAAAGTGGAGATCCGTGAAATGCGTCTCCCAATCTGCTTTTCGTGTCGCCTCCATCTTAACACATCCGTTAAAAAGGAATAGAATACCGAGCAGACATACTATGACAAATCCGTTGACAACAAGTTTCGGCTTGCAAAATACGCCAGAATTCACATTACTTATCAAACTCATTTTTACCTCCGGTTGTTGTTCTCCTTTGAAAGCCGAGAAGATGGTTTGGATTTATTGTGGTTACAAAACGAATCTCTTCTCCGCGAGATACTGCTATTTAAGTTGAAATTTGTACAGGACTTACGCATTTCGTCTTAAAGTCCGCCGGATAAGGGGCGGGGAATACCATAAAGCATTCATACCGTTGATTCTGATGCTTTAGGGGGTTAAATACAACCCAATACTTTCACTGTGAGGCATTTTCAGCAAAATATACCGATTTTCCGTTCAATTTGCGTAAGTCCTATTTGTATATATTCCAAGCAAATTCCGTGCCACTCTATGAGTCGGTTCTTGACAGAATATATGGCAAAAACCGCACAAAATCGGGCGTACGTTATATCCAATTGCACGAAATGGGGCAGATTTAATAATATAACACCAACATATTTAGACAAACTCCCCCAGTTATATGTTCACATCATTAATAACCGTCGCTTTCACCGAAAAGACCTGAACGTGCTACAGCAATACCTATTGCGATGACAACGGGCAGCGCAATGACTGCTATCTGAACAAAAGCAGAACGCCTTGCACCGAGCCTCTGGATTGCTCCTATCCGTCCAACAGGGGCTAAGCATAGCGAGATCAATAGCAGGGCGGCACTCACTACTGGAACTTCTTCATAAAAGTAACCGTTCATCCAGATGCCTGCCAACGCGAGTGCTATAACCGCGGATACCCCGATCGGAAATACGGGGACTTTGTCGTCAGATCGTGCAACAAGCGTGATAATCCAGATCGCCGCAAAAAGTGCTACCAGAATACCAGCGTGCTGTGCCAACCGCAAACTTCCAGAAACCGCAAGAATCAGCGCAGTGCCACCAGAAAGTCCAAAATACACAAATGGACTTGAACTGCCAGACGGTAAAATCGTAAAACTCTGTTGGACTATATTCCAAAAGATAAAAATCGTAACGGCAATGCACACCCACCAGATAATACCTTCAACCTGCCCCCAACTATACTTGAACATTGAATTCAGTAGCAGTCGCGGCACAACAATTGATATAACTGCCGAGGCAATCAAGCGTCCCCATAGCGCGAGATGCCAAAAGACACCTAAGATAAACCCAATAAGCGCGAGATAGCAGAGCCAATGCACGCCTTCTCGTGGCGGAAACGGCGGCAGCCCTTCTAAACCGATATATCCGACGATGTAACCGACGCTCAATGCGGCACCGAAAAGCCACCCCGGAGATAAACCGTTCCGCGCCTCGGTCTGATCGCGGACTCTTTTAGAGGCAAGAATGTTTGCGAAAATAAAAATCCCGCCACCAACTATGGCTGGTAGAAGTAGACCGAAGACAAGTTGCTTGAATATTAACATCGCCAATATCCCCGTTGACGTGGTTAGCCAACCTCGTCAACGAACAGTTCTTTTTTAATGCAAGCGCGTTCGTAGCGAATCGGAAACGTGAACCTATTTGTGTTTCGCTTCAATACTGACGATAAGACGGATTTCGTCACTAACGGATCCGATTCCATAAGTCATGCCGAACTCGCTCCGCTTAATCGTAAAGATGCTCTCAAATCCGATGAGAGATTCACCATCTCTGCCCGTAGCGCGCCCCGTAATTTCGACATCCACAGTGATAGATTTCTTAACGCCGTGTAACTCAAGGTCGCCCGTAACCTCCAGTACATCCTTTTTGTCTTCCTTCACACGGACTTCCGTGCTTTTGAAGGTAATCACCGGAAACTGCTTGGCACTGAAGAAGTCCGAACTTCTGAGATGTTGATCGCGTTTTTCGTTGCCAGTATCAACGCTTGCTGCTTTGACCTCAAATTCCACCGTGCTATCGGAACGACCGCTTGCATCGCTTGCGCCCATCACGATCTGACCGCTGAATTCGTTGAATCTGCCATAATTGTAGCTAACGCCGTTATGTTTTGCGCGAAAAAGTATCATTGAATGTGCAGTGTCAATTTCATACGATGTTACACTCATAGGTTGCGTAATTCCAGCAAAACCGATAAGCAGCAAAAGTACAAGGCTTCCGGTGCTGAAAACCCGCAAATTCCGTCCTAAATCCATTTTCATTGAAAACTGATCTCCTTTTTTATTCTGAAATTTCACTAAATAAAGAATGTGTCTATTGCACAAAAACAAGGCAAGTATACCGTGTTTTTCAAAACGCGTCAACGAAAATCAGTCTTCCGATCTGCAAGTAAACAAATGGATTTTGTGTAAACGCTAAGATGTAGATCGCGATGGTGTTTTTTTTGAACGGTAGATTACCAATATTTGGGCATTTTTGGATGGGTATTTGGGTATGATGCTTGTGTAAAGGATGGCGATCAAGAGGGGCGTTTGCAACAGCAGAAGCCTGAAAAAACAATTCGATAATTCTGTAAAAGACGCTAAAATCTTTACATAAAAATTTCCCGGAACCCAATGAGTATCCGATTATTTCAGCCATATAGTAGTGCCGAGTTTAAGGGTTCTCTGGCGTCCGGATTTTTCCAGTGTGACCTGTTTGGATTGGATGTTGGTGATGGTTGTGTCCTTAGAAAGGGTATCGCCGGTAGTAAACATATACGTTTTGTTTCCTTGGATCGCTTGGATAATCGCTTGCGGTGGTGTTTTTCCATCTGTAGGGATGCGGGTTCCAAGCAACCGAAAAGATTCCTTGGGGCGTGCGGGGCTCCAACCGAGGGGACGGAAAAGGTTATTATCAATGATAGTGCGGTAGAACTTAGTTTGTTGAAAGCGAACTTCTCTATCTTTGTCCTTTGTTAACTGCGGGCGTTTTGTTGTGCTCGGTGGTGTACTTACCTTTACTGTCTTATTGCGCGGTGTTGACGGTAGGTGTTGAGTGTTTGCAAATAAAAGTGGTAAGATCAGGATGATGCCCATCCCGAAAGCGATCGCGAGGCTTTTTAGGAGAAATCTAAACATGATGTTTCCCTTTATTAAAGTGTTCATGCTATTTATCGTTAGGGACAGTCTATGAATAGGTGAATGTGTACCCGTTAGGTGGTGTATAACTCTCTTTATAATTAAAGACACAATTTTGTACAAGAAGGGTGCATATAACGAAAAAAGATGGCAGTTAGTTGTCGGTTAGGGGTGGGGTTGTGAGGTAATGGAAGTCGTGACCAGGAGATCGCTCTTACAGAAGAGGCGGGGGAGGATGCCGGACATTTACGGAGCCTCCCCACAAGTTGATTTGCTTATTGACATGTAATTGCTAATCACTATTGGATAAAGTGATTTTCTTCATTGCGGAGGGTTCATTTTGGAGGTAAGGATGTAGCATCCGTCGGAGTTTCTGATGGGCATGATATAAGTGTGATTTAACAGTACCCTCCGACTTGTTCAGGTGAGCGGCGATCTCTTTTATTGAGAGTTCTTCTCGGTAGCGGAGATTAAAAACGCGTTTCTGACCTGCTGGGAGTTGGACCGCTGCTTTTCGGATGATGTGTCCGAGCTCCTCTTGTTCAAGCATTTCATGCGGGGATGCGTGTGTTTGCGGCGTTTGAATGGTGTCGTCTGGGTTTGCCGTTAATTCTTCGTAGGTGAAAACAATCTCTCGTTTTTGTTTACGGATGAAATCAATGCTACAATTAACAGCAATTTGGTGGAGCCAACTGTAAAAGACAGATTTTCCCTTAAAATCTGGCAGTGCTTGCCACGCTTTTAGGAACACTTCTTGGCAGATGTCCTCGGCAGCTTCATGATTTCGGACGCGCCGATAAATAAGATTGTAGATTCGCTGCTGATATTTCCGGACGAGCGGATTAAACGCCTCTGAATCGCCATTCTGCGTACGCGTAATAAGTTCCGATTCATTGAGGGAGCTGAGCTCTGTATAGACTAAAGTGTTTGTCATATTTTTCTCATTTCGTAGAAGTTGTTAGTGTTGAAATCCTGTTTGGACCATGAACAATTATTTTTCTGAAATTAACGGATAGGAACGAGCGGATTGCCTTTTACGCTTTTCATCAATCCTGCTTTGTTGCAAATCCAGTAGTGTGAGAGGATTATTGACTGCTTTTGATAAGTGTTGCTTCAAGTTCGGTGATGCGACGTTCAAAAGATTCTATCTGCTTTGTGAGATATTGGATTTCTGATCTAATGAGTCCGACCAACTCTCGGGCATTTGACGGTTCAGGTACAGGTTTGGGGTTTTCAAAAATTCGCCAAGTGCTGCCAGAGCCTTTGGAAACATTTTCGGCAAACCCCCTATCTTTCAAGTACCTTAGCGCGGCTTTGATAGGGTTTGTTTTAGCTATTGATGGAAGGCCGCCATGTGATTGATGATATTGGATGATCCCTTCATCAATTTCTCGCCTGCTTGCTGTTTTTCCTGCGAATAGTTCTAAGATAATTGCCATGGCGATTTTGGGTTTAAGGCGTGCCCCTTTATATCTATAATTTGGGTACATGTTATCTATTCCTTCCTTTCATCATCAAGGATCGGGTTGACTTGGTACATCTCCGAGTTTTAAACAGGAATACGATATAACGTATCAATGACATTTTGTGGGTTCTTCATTTTGTATCAATACTTGTAAAATGTGCTTTAGCCTTCTCAGTTTCTGTAAGCGAAATATGGAACATGCCCTGATGTCGGGTTTCGACGTAAAGTCGATCGTTACTGATAACAAAGGATTGTATGCTGCTCGGAACCTCTGCGGAAAGCAGTTCCCACTTGCTGTTGTGAGCATCTAAACGATAAGCACCGCTACCACCGATACCATAGATTGTTGTATCGTCTGCAGCGAATTTGTCTATAACGCTGGGCATACCCGTTTGATCGGTGATGACCTGCCAATGTTCTCCAGTTTGTGACATCAAGACATCTGTATCCGTTGCCAGACAAATCGTTGAACCTGCGAAGGTAATCTCTTTGAAATGCGCAACTGGGATCGGCAGCGTTGAGGTAATGTCTTTCCAGTTGTTTCCATTGTCAAGGGATTGAAACAATTTTCCATTCGATTTACCAGCGTAGACGGTTTCACCTGAAACAGCCAATGTAGATTCCGAATCAATATCGACGAATCCTGTGTCCGTCCATTCCGGATCACCGGGTCTCCATTTGAAAAGCCGCTGTCTATATTCAGCGTAAAATATCCCACCACCGACAGCGAAAGTTCCGATGTTCGTGTGTTTTTTCCTAAGTAGATGCAACCTATATGATGGGTCAGTGCTATCCTCTGGTGCTACCTCGGCTTTAAAAGCGGGGACACCTTGAACGGGAATCAGTTCATCGCCCATAGCGGATGTGCGGAAAATACTCGGTTTGTTCTCTTGAATCGAAATAGCATAAAGGACATTACCGGCAATCTTTAACTTCATGTTCAGATAAAAATCGGTGTTTAATGGGGACGTTTGCTCGTGCGTATTGAAGTGAGCACTTTCCCAAGTTTCACCCCCATCGGTTGACTGCACAAGGTCTCCCCCAATATGCATATAGAGTCTACTATTTAGGGCGAGCAGGTCGTGGATTTTGGGACCTGTCATCCCATTTACAAATGAATGCCAGGACGCACCAGCATCAGTTGTGCGGCTGATGCCGCATGCATCGACTCTGTAAAATATCCTCTCATCAATAGCGATAGCTGGGAATCTGGGTGCCATATATGAACTGATGTTGGATCTGAGGGAAGTCCAAGTTTTTCCGCCATCAACGGATCGAAATTCTGATACACCCAGAACTAAGAGTGTTTTACCTGCAGCCAAGACCTGTATAGCGGAAGCAAGGTTTATCACTTGGGATTTATCTATAGGTGTTATTTCAGTCCACGACGCTCCAAGATCTACTGAGTGAAAAACCTTTTTTTCTAATGTTTCAGGGGTTGGTATGTTTGGAAATGATTTAGCCGAGTAGACAACATCAGGTGCGATTCCGACATAGAGGTTCTTTTTCTCAACGGTCAAGGCGTAAACGGCACCGGATGTGTCAGTAAGCAACTGTTGCCAGTTATTTAAAACGAGGCGATAGAGCCCTCGGTTTGTACCAGCGAATACGGTGTCTCCGATTGCAGCGACTGTATAAATCCGTTTGCCTGCTAATCCGTTGTTTAAGGGCATCCAATGCTGACCGGCATCAGTAGATTGAAAAATACCTTTTTCTTGAAGGGCGAGATACAGTGTTATGTTTTCTTGTGGATTGTGTTTCTGGCTTGCATCGGTGACGATGAGTCCACTGGCGATGCCTTGGGGGCGCTGTCCAAGAGGATTCCACGTATCACCACTGTTTCCTGAAGCGAGCACCTCATCAGCGGAAACAGTATAGAGGGTGCCTTGGTGCTCTGTCATAGGTACCCGGTACTGTCCGGTGGGGATATCAGCGTTAATAAGCACCCATGTTGCCTCGGGTGTCAACCTATAGAGACCCGTTTTTGCGGCAGCGTAGACCGTTCCATCAGCGGCTTTAAAAATGTCATAGACGACACTACCTTTTGGTCCGATTGACTGTGTCCATTGTGAAGCGGAAAAGTTGGCTGCATCGTCGTTCCATGCGTTTGTGGTGAGGGTGGTTTGCGAGGTTTGCATGCCAGCACCGTTATTTTTACTCGGGATGATCGTTCTACCCAGCTGATTCCGCACATCAGGTTGCGCGACAATCTCAATAAGGATAGGTTCATCAACGAGTTCAATGGTAGGTTCAGATTGTGCGTCAAAACTATATGGCTGCTGAAACCGGAGCAAGTATTGACTACCCATACCCAAGAGTATCACCAATGCTATTGCAGCACCGAAAGCTGCCCAAGGGAGTAACGGTTTCTTAGCAGGGGGTGTCGGTGTCGGATTCAGGTCGGCAATGTGTCGCATGACGTTCTCAATGAGAGTGTCAGACAATTGGACCCCGTTAAGCGTTTCCTGCACCAATGTTTCTTCTTCTTGTAAACGCTTGCGGGCACGGCGAATTCGGCTCTTAATTGTATTCACCGACACACCTAAGAATTTGCCGATCTCCTTTGCTGTCATTTCACCGAGATAGTAAAGCGTCACAACGGTACGTTCACTCTCCGGTAGCTGCTCTAGGAGTCTTTTGGCAAGAATTTGCCGACGCTTAGTGTTTTCAGCTTCACGCTGATACGATATATGATGTGCGTAGGAGGCTTCTTCAACCTCTTCTGGACGTGTATCTTCTAAGGATTGCATATTCAACTTGTCCATTTTAGTTTTATTCCGCTTTATCCAATTAATGCAGCGTCGATTCGCGATGACGTAAAGCCATCCTTCAAATCTGTTTGGATCCTCTAATGTCCCAAGTTTTTTGTAGGCTTGGATAAAGGTGTCCTGAGTAATTTCCTCTGCAATGTGAAAATCCCCAATTTTCCGCCATATAAGGGCATGAACACCTTTTTGGTGTTTCTGCATTAATATGCTGAAAGCCTCGTCATCGCCAGATAGAATTCTACGAATCAGTTGAACGTTGTCAGCTACCATCAAAATTCTCCTTGCTACAAGTTAATTTACGGCTATATGCTTCTGGATAGCAAATGGACAGGTTCCCGTGATATTGCCGCTACTCAAGTTGATGTAAAATATGTCCGACATGTGTGATGGTATTGGTGAAATTTAAGAGCATTACGCAGCCCTTTTTAAGTTAAGGACACAATTTATTCCAAAAAGGGTGCATTTAAGGTCAAAAATTCGGATTTTTTTACTTTTTTAAGGTTTTTAAGGGTGAATAGTCTATTTTGGAAGATCATTATCGAATAATACCGTCAAATCATTTATGAAATACGAGAAAAAATAAAAATTGGGTTCCATGCCTGTTTGATGATTTTAAGTCGCTTGATATCGTCACAAAGTAACTTTCTGTGCGATTTTTTCGTAGACTCCCGTTCAACCCAACCTACAATGCAGACGCTGCAGCCTCATTAAATCAGTAATGATACTATTAACCTAATTGTAGCATAAAGTACATTTGTTTTCTGAGATTTTTAGGTTAATGCCTTGTACAGAGCCATTTTTTCTAAGATGCTATTATGTTTAATGTTCATTCGGAGGTTTATGGCGTTGGTGTCAAGATACCCTGTTTCCTACTCAGAGTATTTTTTTAAATTTTCCTATAGATTGTTGTAAATCCCTTATTAGACAGTTTACACCTTTAAGACTTTTTTAACAGTATGCACCTTTTTCGCTAATAGGTGTGTCTTTAAGTTATAAAGCGTGAAAAGTTAGCACGTAGAAAATTTTATCAACTTAACGAGACGAAAGCATGGAGAATAACAGTGAAAGATTTTTTTCCAAAAACCTTGCATCCCCTACATATCTTTGAAGACGATGCGGTGCTTTATGCAGCGGACCTCGAGAAAGCACGCATTGTTGAGCTGTCAGTTGTGATGGCAGAGATGTTGAAGTTTGCGGAGACACAGAACGATCAAGAAATCCAGCGGACACTCGGAAATTCTTATCCGGATGATGACATTTTTGAGGCATTTGAAAGGTTCGCGGTACTTGAGCAGCAAGGTCTACTCTTCAATCGTGGCGAAGGTCTCAGGACGACTTTCGTTACAGAGCGTCAACGGCGCAAGTTACTTGTCGCTATTCCGGGGATCGCTGTAGATTCATTTTTTGATATTGAAACATTATCTGCTGGTACGAACATGGCACTTTCTTACATGTTTCATCACCTCACCAACTACGTAGACCTCTATTTTGCTGGTAAACAAAATCGGAAGTTAGCCGAGTGTATGTATGAGGTCAATATGAATGTGCGCGACTTCAAGCGGCTGAGTCGAAGAATTAGTGAAACATACTTCGGTATTCTCACGCTACATCAAGAGCATGAGAAGTGGCTTTTCCCACTTTACCAAGAGATTGAACTCCCCCCGATTCTGGTTCAGTGTCATGCCCCGCGCGGACACGGTGGGGGAGCTATCAACTCCCTATTACGACATTATGCGGCGATGCGGGATTGTGATGGATTTACTGCGCCCTCAGATTATGTCCGCGACTTTTATTCGGATTACGTCTGGGATCCGAGTTTCTTCAACACGTTGACGAACGGTGTGGATTCGGAGTTGTTTCAACCGATGGATAAGGCAGCAGCGAAGCGGGAAGTCGCTGAAGGGATCCGAGACGCGCGTATTGAGACCATGCCGACTGTTGGTTATCTGTCTCGTGTACAGTCGGAGAAAGGGGCATCGGTCTACTTGAAGTTGGCGGAGTTGAATCCGC encodes:
- a CDS encoding YCF48-related protein, with the translated sequence MSLISNVNSGVFCKPKLVVNGFVIVCLLGILFLFNGCVKMEATRKADWETHFTDLHFVNHKQGWIVGESGLIIHTADGGKTWKQQEVDTTSPGFRMPDASLDFKAVYFTNAQNGWAVGDEGLVAATDDGGRHWSLQKSGSSAMLLDVFFANSKQGWIVGEDSDVLYTKNGGKEWKRYEYVSEFMLNGVWFADNSKGWVVGTHDRIFHTENGGESWREQSNRFEGERDRMINDNKQVFFVSDNEGWIVGSDGSIFHTTTAGANWERQDSRIPLINGHVRDTINSIHFTDENYGVAVADVGFITRTEDGGDNWQLMESGTENNLTGIQFTTPTEAWAVGWYGTILHTTDAGATWEMTSGTTANDLQNVQFTDANRAIAVGRRGTMAMSNDGGQTWNEIETDIWDGIWNIYFATDKHGWAVGERGLIVHTNDGGMNWERQRGPTAFTLRSVHFVSPQMGWIVGDIGSIIHTIDGGETWLPQTATGDFFSLMLKGVFFLNEKKGWAIGWPGVCLATEDGGLTWNQQTTGTFNELYAVYFADENTGWIVGQFGEILHTKNGGKKWNFQRSGTQENLNKLYFADTQHGLVVGDNGVMLTTINGGKKWEMQESGTDNDLYGLALSPDGVVAVGKGGIAMRYSVEEAQLPAKLPPVAEEPEIVVAEEEAPVEPVAYHWDIIRQAAWRTDFADTHFVDAQNGWAVGSSGVIAHTTDGGKTWLPQHSGISENLSEVEFVDAKHGRVLGSGTLLQTENGGETWEPILQATKQNLPRVSTMHFLNAEEGWLGASIGQTLHTIDAGKTWKVQKTGTTTGNITDLHFINSQVGWAVTPQRRDGGFILHTVDGGDYWKIQAKTNQPGIAVHFADENRGWVILGNGNSLLTEDGGETWKLRTTAQSTRGLRRVTFRSDTHAWGLGGGGAYITEDQGVNWNPVPVVTRADLLAMRETEPETPEAPSPEADESEAAVVEAPTLQYDETPEEIQNRLRAERERPGRLAPEGALPPNAERANRPPPPKEQQPPPPPEPERRRRRGGQRVASVYFLDAEHAWAVGSAGSIYYSANGGKTWERQLGEQERNDFREVLFYDDKNGWIAGNGGVLLETQDGGETWKKLRTQTRQRFIGVHFASLEPKWGWAMQRDGTVLYTTDGNIWTAGDTPERPPFMEGDSPGNFSLNDVAFGKFSEGWAVGQFGDIIHNKDGGPTWTLQRTTANDRLLSVDMKFAPLGWAVGQGGVTQRTINGGQYWRMHETKTNYNLNAVSFISKRKGWAAGEGGIVLRTTDGGFAWEPILTGIPKDLHGIVALSEQEIYVVGDEGTIVRSTDGGETWEQEHTDIDNNLYVITRAKGGKALWVVGQWGVVLRRKLETQEKVSMR
- a CDS encoding sigma-70 family RNA polymerase sigma factor, with the translated sequence MTNTLVYTELSSLNESELITRTQNGDSEAFNPLVRKYQQRIYNLIYRRVRNHEAAEDICQEVFLKAWQALPDFKGKSVFYSWLHQIAVNCSIDFIRKQKREIVFTYEELTANPDDTIQTPQTHASPHEMLEQEELGHIIRKAAVQLPAGQKRVFNLRYREELSIKEIAAHLNKSEGTVKSHLYHAHQKLRRMLHPYLQNEPSAMKKITLSNSD
- a CDS encoding YceI family protein, translated to MKMDLGRNLRVFSTGSLVLLLLIGFAGITQPMSVTSYEIDTAHSMILFRAKHNGVSYNYGRFNEFSGQIVMGASDASGRSDSTVEFEVKAASVDTGNEKRDQHLRSSDFFSAKQFPVITFKSTEVRVKEDKKDVLEVTGDLELHGVKKSITVDVEITGRATGRDGESLIGFESIFTIKRSEFGMTYGIGSVSDEIRLIVSIEAKHK
- a CDS encoding sigma-70 family RNA polymerase sigma factor, whose protein sequence is MVADNVQLIRRILSGDDEAFSILMQKHQKGVHALIWRKIGDFHIAEEITQDTFIQAYKKLGTLEDPNRFEGWLYVIANRRCINWIKRNKTKMDKLNMQSLEDTRPEEVEEASYAHHISYQREAENTKRRQILAKRLLEQLPESERTVVTLYYLGEMTAKEIGKFLGVSVNTIKSRIRRARKRLQEEETLVQETLNGVQLSDTLIENVMRHIADLNPTPTPPAKKPLLPWAAFGAAIALVILLGMGSQYLLRFQQPYSFDAQSEPTIELVDEPILIEIVAQPDVRNQLGRTIIPSKNNGAGMQTSQTTLTTNAWNDDAANFSASQWTQSIGPKGSVVYDIFKAADGTVYAAAKTGLYRLTPEATWVLINADIPTGQYRVPMTEHQGTLYTVSADEVLASGNSGDTWNPLGQRPQGIASGLIVTDASQKHNPQENITLYLALQEKGIFQSTDAGQHWMPLNNGLAGKRIYTVAAIGDTVFAGTNRGLYRLVLNNWQQLLTDTSGAVYALTVEKKNLYVGIAPDVVYSAKSFPNIPTPETLEKKVFHSVDLGASWTEITPIDKSQVINLASAIQVLAAGKTLLVLGVSEFRSVDGGKTWTSLRSNISSYMAPRFPAIAIDERIFYRVDACGISRTTDAGASWHSFVNGMTGPKIHDLLALNSRLYMHIGGDLVQSTDGGETWESAHFNTHEQTSPLNTDFYLNMKLKIAGNVLYAISIQENKPSIFRTSAMGDELIPVQGVPAFKAEVAPEDSTDPSYRLHLLRKKHTNIGTFAVGGGIFYAEYRQRLFKWRPGDPEWTDTGFVDIDSESTLAVSGETVYAGKSNGKLFQSLDNGNNWKDITSTLPIPVAHFKEITFAGSTICLATDTDVLMSQTGEHWQVITDQTGMPSVIDKFAADDTTIYGIGGSGAYRLDAHNSKWELLSAEVPSSIQSFVISNDRLYVETRHQGMFHISLTETEKAKAHFTSIDTK